A window of the Gossypium arboreum isolate Shixiya-1 chromosome 2, ASM2569848v2, whole genome shotgun sequence genome harbors these coding sequences:
- the LOC108466889 gene encoding E3 ubiquitin-protein ligase PRT6-like isoform X1: MESPTNFSSIEPHDRVIQRLAALGIPVEYLDRHYEGIVDFVSDNGLSQEIVFAILPTDEEMVESIQDARLKSKKWLRVSVKNWFRESLVWLQWLMFRGEPVNALISLAKLSVDQRGVCAAVWGSNDIAYRCRTCEVDPTCAICVPCFQNGNHKGHDFSIFKTGGGCCDCGDETAWKHEGFCSKHKGAEQIQQLPETIADSVGPVLDVLFNFWRNKLFLAEGIFEGKTRESDSGTEQGKAANELTYVVVEMLLDFCNNSESLLSFVSKRMISLDGLLGILIRTERFIGDGVVKKLHELLLKLLAEPIFKNEFSKVFLSYYPNVINEAIKDGSGSILKSKYPLISTFSAQIFTVPTLTARLVKEMDLLGVLLKCLGDIFISCSQKDDHLKVTKLGNLYYTTYLVVEHIQFVMSHDVVSKYATHEQQDIVRTWLKLLAFVQGINLIKRETNLHIEEENDSIHLPFVLGSFIANIHSPLVDGAFSVSVSEGTNVLPYTFKQDMDDGDGVRHAKVGRLSQESSVCSLTGRSMSKVTEVESDSISHLSVPSSAIWLIQECLRVLETWMEVDDGISAALQSISSPNSNGISDRNLLKRTQYEIRGGKYFGKLTGSSENHCSESSSPVYNGHLASDDMEMETGTGTGLAVLPVLSLSEWPDIIYDVSSQEISVHIPLHRLLSLLLQKALKSCYGESVMPNITNSSCSPSLSSPTYADFFGHILGGCHPFGFSASVMEHPLRIRVFCSQFLSGMWLKNGDAGLVSYKWYRSSRWSEEGLELDLFLLQCCAALAAPDLYVTRILERFGLLNYLSLNLERSNEYEPILVKEMLTLVMQILQERRFSGCSIADSLKREFIYKLAIGDATHSQLLKSLPCELSKFDQLQEILDKVAAYSNPSDLNQGMYSLRGVYWKELDLYHPRWRSRDLQVAEERYFRFCGVSAMTTQLPRWTKIYPPLERVARIATCRVTLKIIRAVLFYFVFTDKCTESRASDGILMRALHLLSLALDIYLQQNGATDVECYIEDSYSMPVFAVEEIGESLNYAASKQSLLSLLVALMRMHQQVNRNSYLDSSNSSFSPLIESLLKKFAEVDSHCFAKLQLLAPEVVSCLSKSIPTTDSTSNMHKAKARERQAAIMAKMKVEQSKFLSSITSDADYDSNSEAEMPNSATEHETEGAVQQSCSLCHDPSSKNPVSFLILLQKSRILSFVDRGCPSGDRWADKKQGSIPTNSVTDQSGSNGSSSSSGLSSPPFQLTENSVVESGDNEQAQCGEVNVILEFIKSRFPSLRSTQAPFSSSYMRDSSEYNLETLEEDMCVRIRKEMCDTSLSSSLKKDDVSPASGGSLGSSRDADCHRPGKYIASLSSKTSENSLGFENCNGDRELTESASKPFVYDALGLLDCDGIHLSSCGHAVHQDCLDSYLSSLKERYARRSFFEGALIVDLDKGEFLCPVCRQLVNAILPAVNGKTGRQAMSVTVDPLPALGSPSSSNEEICSLMLQQGLSLLKTAAKVVGRPDFIKALSHQRTESISQDLEPISQALYKMNFSKNQEMLFGSTRLSHTIIIWDILKYSLMSTEVAARGLKTSVATNYTLTSLYKEFKSSSEFIFSLLLRVVQNLSNTNSLHALQRFRALQLFAQSICNGILSDYHSTRHKVEDNLLHILNPDDKEALNPGIQFWNRAADSVLAHDPFSSLMWVLFSLPFPFLSCEESVLSLVHVFYVVSVIQAIITCWIQGYNVNELSSQHCLITDICNILGESDFARWYFVSNEVELSCDIKDIIRRLSFPYLRRCALLWKMLKSSVRSPFCDSDNMWKPSHMMDATKNTSTELNEVQKLEKMFKIPPVDVILDDEVSRSFALKWCHHFHKVYRTSSVQNVFYCNPAVPFKLLSLPHVYQDLFLRYISQCCPDCKTVVHEPALCLLCGRLCCAGFKPCCRESGCKSHAKSCGAGIGVFLLIKRTTILLQRCARQAPWLSPYLDAFGEEDNEMRRGKPLYLNEERYAALTNMVASHGLDRSSKVLGQTTIDTFFAV, translated from the exons ATGGAATCGCCGACAAATTTTTCGTCGATTGAACCCCATGATCGAGTCATACAG AGGTTAGCAGCTTTAGGGATTCCAGTGGAGTACTTGGATAGGCATTACGAAGGGATAGTCGATTTCGTTAGTGATAATGGGTTGTCGCAGGAGATAGTTTTCGCAATCTTACCTACTGATGAGGAAATGGTAGAGTCTATACAAGATGCTAGGCTAAAGTCTAAGAAATGGCTGCGTGTATCTGTGAAAAACTGGTTTCGTGAGAGTTTGGTTTGGTTACAGTGGTTGATGTTTCGAGGTGAGCCTGTGAATGCTTTGATAAGCCTAGCAAAATTGAGTGTTGATCAACGAGGTGTTTGTGCTGCGGTTTGGGGATCAAATGACATTGCGTATAGGTGCCGAACATGTGAGGTTGATCCAACTTGTGCTATTTGTGTCCCTTGTTTTCAGAATGGGAATCATAAAGGtcatgatttttctatttttaaaacgGGCGGTGGTTGTTGTGATTGTGGAGATGAAACAGCATGGAAACACGAAGGTTTTTGCTCGAAGCATAAAGGTGCTGAACAGATTCAACAGCTTCCTGAGACTATAGCGGATTCAGTTGGGCCGGTGCTTGATGTTCTCTTTAACTTTTGGAGAAACAAGCTATTCTTAGCAGAAGGTATCTTCGAAGGGAAAACGAGAGAGAGTGATAGTGGCACTGAGCAGGGGAAAGCTGCTAATGAACTAACTTACGTGGTTGTTGAGATGCTTTTAGACTTTTGCAATAATAGTGAGAGTTTGCTGAGTTTTGTGTCTAAGAGGATGATTTCTTTAGATGGTTTATTGGGTATTCTGATCAGAACTGAGAGGTTTATAGGTGACGGTGTTGTGAAGAAACTCCATGAACTGCTGCTGAAATTGCTCGCAGAGCCTATCTTCAAAAATGAATTTTCTAAAGTATTTTTAAGCTATTACCCTAATGTTATAAATGAAGCCATAAAAGATGGCAGTGGTAGCATTCTCAAGAGCAAGTACCCTCTAATCTCAACTTTCTCTGCCCAAATATTCACAGTGCCAACCCTAACTGCTCGTCTTGTGAAGGAGATGGACCTACTAGGTGTGCTACTGAAATGCCTGGGCGACATTTTTATTTCTTGTTCTCAGAAAGATGACCATTTGAAG GTTACTAAGTTGGGAAATTTGTATTATACCACTTACCTTGTAGTTGAACATATTCAGTTTGTTATGAGCCATGATGTAGTCTCCAAATATGCAACCCATGAGCAACAGGACATTGTAAGAACTTGGCTAAAGCTTTTAGCTTTTGTGCAAGGGATAAACCTTATAAAGAGGGAAACTAATCTCCATATAGAAGAAGAAAATGATTCCATACATTTGCCTTTTGTTTTAGGCAGTTTTATTGCCAATATTCATTCCCCTTTGGTGGATGGAGCATTTTCTGTTTCTGTAAGTGAAGGAACAAATGTTCTTCCTTATACTTTTAAGCAAGATATGGACGATGGAGATGGTGTAAGGCATGCAAAAGTAGGAAGGCTATCCCAAGAGAGTTCTGTTTGTAGTTTAACAGGAAGGAGTATGTCAAAGGTTACTGAAGTTGAATCTGATTCCATATCTCATCTTTCAGTACCTTCCTCTGCTATCTGGTTAATACAGGAGTGCTTAAGGGTTTTGGAGACTTGGATGGAAGTCGATGACGGTATCTCTGCAGCTCTTCAGAGTATATCTTCTCCTAATAGTAATGGCATTTCTGATAGGAATCTTTTAAAAAGAACACAATATGAAATTAGAGGAGGCaaatattttggtaaactaaCTGGTTCAAGTGAAAATCATTGCTCAGAATCTTCTTCACCTGTATATAATGGACATCTAGCAAGTGATGACATGGAGATGGAGACAGGCACTGGCACGGGTCTAGCTGTTCTACCTGTTTTGAGTCTGTCTGAATGGCCTGATATTATTTATGATGTCAGTTCGCAAGAGATATCCGTTCACATTCCATTACATCGATTACTTTCCTTGCTTCTGCAGAAGGCATTAAAATCGTGTTATGGTGAATCTGTAATGCCAAATATAACAAATTCTTCTTGTTCTCCAAGTTTGTCGTCACCAACTTATGCAGATTTCTTTGGCCATATCCTTGGGGGCTGCCATCCTTTTGGGTTCTCTGCCTCAGTTATGGAGCATCCCTTGCGGATCAGGGTGTTTTGTTCTCAATTTTTATCTGGAATGTGGCTGAAGAATGGGGATGCTGGACTAGTATCTTACAAGTGGTATCGCTCTTCTCGCTG GTCTGAAGAAGGTTTGGAGCTTGATCTATTTTTGCTGCAATGCTGTGCTGCACTAGCTGCTCCTGATCTCTATGTTACGAGAATTTTAGAACGATTTGGGCTATTAAACTACCTTTCTCTAAATCTTGAAAGATCAAATGA GTATGAGCCAATTCTTGTAAAGGAAATGCTCACTCTGGTCATGCAAATATTACAAGAAAGGCGATTCAGTGGATGCAGTATAGCTGACAGTCTGAAAAGAGAGTTCATTTATAAGTTAGCAATTGGAGATGCCACTCACAGTCAACTACTGAAATCTCTACCTTGTGAGCTCTCTAAGTTTGATCAGCTTCAGGAAATTTTAGACAAAGTTGCTGCATACTCTAATCCATCAGACTTAAATCAG GGAATGTATTCATTGCGTGGGGTGTATTGGAAGGAGCTGGATTTGTACCATCCTCGTTGGAGATCAAGGGATTTGCAAGTTGCAGAAGAAAGATACTTCCGATTCTGTGGTGTCTCTGCAATGACTACTCAGCTGCCTAGGTGGACAAAAATATATCCTCCTCTTGAGAGAGTTGCTAGAATTGCTACATGCAGAGTGACACTTAAGATTATTCGTGCtgtgttattttattttgttttcactGATAAATGCACCGAATCACGTGCTTCTGATGGTATCCTTATGAGAGCATTGCACTTACTTTCACTAGCATTAGACATTTATTTGCAGCAGAATGGAGCTACTGATGTGGAATGTTATATTGAAGATTCATATTCTATGCCAGTTTTTGCTGTTGAGGAAATTGGTGAATCTTTGAACTATGCTGCCAGCAAACAAAGTTTGTTATCACTTCTTGTTGCTTTAATGAGAATGCATCAGCAAGTGAATCGAAATAGCTATTTGGATTCTAGCAACTCTAGTTTTTCTCCTCTGATTGAGAGCTTATTGAAGAAGTTTGCTGAAGTTGATTCCCACTGCTTTGCCAAACTGCAACTACTTGCACCCGAAGTGGTCAGCTGTCTGTCAAAATCTATTCCTACTACTGATAGTACATCTAATATGCATAAGGCAAAAGCTCGTGAAAGACAAGCGGCCATAATG GCTAAAATGAAAGTTGAGCAATCCAAATTTCTGTCAAGCATCACTTCAGATGCTGATTATGATTCAAATTCCGAAGCAGAAATGCCTAATTCTGCAACTGAACATGAAACGGAAGGTGCTGTGCAACAAAGTTGCTCTCTTTGCCATGATCCTAGTTCCAAAAATCCTGTTTCTTTCTTGATTCTTCTCCAG AAATCTAGGATTTTGAGCTTTGTTGATAGAGGTTGTCCTTCTGGAGATCGTTGGGCAGACAAGAAGCAAGGTTCTATTCCCACAAATAGCGTGACTGATCAATCTGGATCAAATGGCTCTTCCAGCAGTTCAGGGTTGTCTTCTCCTCCATTTCAGTTGACTGAAAATTCGGTTGTTGAGTCTGGTGATAATGAGCAAGCACAATGTGGTGAAGTAAATGTCATTCTCGAGTTTATCAAGTCTCGGTTTCCTTCACTGAGGAGCACTCAAGCACCTTTCTCATCTAGTTACATGAGGGACAGTAGTGAATATAATTTGGAGACACTAGAAGAAGATATGTGCGTGCGTATTCGTAAAGAAATGTGTGATACTTCATTAAGCTCAAGCCTTAAAAAGGATGATGTATCCCCTGCCAGTGGAGGTTCTCTGGGAAGCAGCAGGGATGCCGACTGTCACAGACCTGGGAAATACATTGCTTCTCTTTCGAGCAAGACAAGCGAAAACTCTTTGGGTTTTGAGAACTGTAATGGTGATAGAGAGTTGACAGAATCTGCTTCAAAGCCTTTTGTTTATGATGCACTTGGCCTGTTAGATTGTGATGGAATTCATCTCTCTTCATGTGGACATGCTGTTCATCAGGATTGTCTTGATAGCTATTTATCATCACTGAAGGAAAG ATATGCCCGAAGAAGTTTCTTTGAGGGGGCACTTATTGTAGATCTTGATAAG GGAGAGTTTCTTTGTCCAGTGTGTCGACAACTAGTGAATGCTATCTTGCCTGCGGTGAATGGAAAGACTGGAAGGCAGGCTATGAGTGTAACTGTTGATCCACTGCCTGCTCTAGGTTCTCCATCTTCATCAAATGAAGAAATCTGTTCCCTTATGCTCCAGCAAGGGTTATCTCTTCTAAAAACTGCGGCAAAGGTGGTTGGGAGGCCTGATTTCATTAAAGCTCTTTCTCATCAAAGAACAGAAAGTATTAGTCAGGATCTTGAACCTATATCTCAAGCGTTGtataaaatgaacttttcaaaaaaccAGGAGATGCTCTTTGGATCTACAAGGTTAAGTCACACTATAATCATATGGGATATTCTCAAGTATTCTCTTATGTCAACAGAAGTTGCTGCTCGTGGTTTAAAGACTTCTGTGGCCACAAATTATACGCTTACTTCTCTGTATAAGGAATTTAAATCTTCTAGTGAATTTATCTTTTCCTTGTTGCTAAGAGTTGTCCAGAACCTGAGTAATACTAATTCTCTTCACGCTCTTCAAAGATTTAGAGCTCTTCAACTGTTTGCACAGTCTATTTGCAATGGGATTTTATCTGATTACCACAGCACCCGACATAAAGTGGAAG ACAATCTCCTTCATATCTTGAACCCTGACGATAAGGAAGCATTAAATCCCGGTATTCAGTTTTGGAATCGGGCAGCTGATTCTGTTCTTGCTCATGACCCTTTCTCATCATTGATGTGGGTTCTCTTCTCTCTTCCATTCCCATTTCTATCATGTGAGGAGTCCGTGCTATCCCTTGTGCATGTCTTCTATGTTGTCTCCGTAATTCAG GCTATAATTACATGTTGGATACAAGGTTATAACGTCAATGAGCTAAGTTCCCAACATTGCCTAATTACTGATATCTGTAACATTCTTGGAGAATCTGATTTTGCTCGCTGGTATTTCGTATCAAATGAAGTCGAACTTTCTTGTGATATTAAAGATATTATTAGAAGATTGAGTTTCCCTTACTTGCGGAGGTGTGCATTGTTGTGGAAGATGCTTAAATCTTCTGTCCGATCACCATTCTGTGATAGTGATAACATGTGGAAGCCATCTCATATGATGGATGCAACTAAAAATACTTCAACGGAGCTCAATGAAGTACAAAAACTGGAGAAGATGTTTAAGATTCCTCCTGTAGATGTTATTCTCGATGATGAAGTCTCGCGATCGTTTGCATTAAAATGGTGTCATCATTTCCACAAGGTATATAGAACCAGTAGTGTCCAAAATGTTTTCTACTGTAATCCTGCGGTTCCTTTTAAGTTGCTGAGCCTGCCTCATGTTTATCAagacctattcctaag GTatataagtcagtgttgccctgACTGCAAAACTGTTGTTCATGAACCTGCGTTATGTCTGTTGTGTGGTAGATTATGCTGTGCAGGGTTTAAACCATGCTGCAG GGAGAGTGGATGCAAATCTCATGCAAAGTCCTGTGGAGCTGGTATTGGTGTATTTCTGTTGATAAAG AGAACAACAATCTTGCTACAAAGATGTGCCCGTCAAGCTCCTTGGCTGTCTCCTTATTTGGATGCATTTGGTGAAGAG GATAACGAAATGCGTAGAGGAAAACCGCTCTACTTGAACGAGGAACGCTATGCTGCTCTAACTAATATG GTTGCTTCTCATGGCCTTGATCGGAGTTCAAAGGTTCTTGGTCAAACTACCATTGATACCTTCTTCGCGGTTTAG